Proteins co-encoded in one Ralstonia sp. RRA genomic window:
- a CDS encoding NAD(P)-dependent alcohol dehydrogenase, with translation MKAWQVRPGHGIAGLQQIDTDAREPGPAEVLVSMRAASLNYRDWMAARGDYPGIDGTPRIALSDGAGEVVAVGARVTRFKPGDRVINTYFPNWIDGEIALWKIAESPGATFDGVLAEQFVADESTLAAIPAHLSFEEAATISCAGITAWNALFANAVVKPGATALLLGTGGVSIWALQLAKAAGLRAIITSSSDEKLARARQLGADATINYRTVPEWQHEVLRLTGGAGADVVVEVGGYDTMARSIAATRLGGVVSITGLLSGFAGVDFGLRSLFDVAKHLHGVIVGSRTVLDEVVRLVDVQQIRPVVDRVFGFDEVPAAYDYLQSGRHFGKVVVRVGG, from the coding sequence ATGAAAGCATGGCAAGTCAGGCCGGGACACGGCATTGCGGGATTGCAGCAGATCGACACGGACGCACGAGAGCCAGGGCCCGCTGAGGTGCTTGTGAGCATGCGGGCGGCCTCCCTGAACTACCGCGACTGGATGGCCGCGCGCGGCGACTACCCGGGCATCGATGGCACACCGCGCATTGCGCTGAGCGATGGCGCAGGCGAGGTGGTTGCGGTGGGGGCGCGTGTGACCCGGTTCAAACCGGGGGATCGCGTGATCAACACCTATTTCCCGAACTGGATCGACGGCGAAATCGCACTTTGGAAGATTGCCGAATCGCCCGGTGCGACATTCGATGGTGTGCTGGCCGAACAGTTTGTCGCCGACGAATCCACGCTGGCCGCGATTCCTGCGCACCTGAGTTTTGAGGAGGCGGCCACGATCTCCTGCGCGGGAATCACGGCCTGGAATGCGCTGTTCGCGAATGCCGTGGTCAAGCCGGGGGCGACGGCGCTGCTGCTGGGGACGGGCGGCGTCTCGATCTGGGCGCTGCAGTTGGCAAAGGCGGCGGGGCTGCGCGCCATCATCACCTCATCCAGCGATGAGAAGCTGGCGCGGGCTCGGCAGCTCGGCGCGGATGCAACCATCAACTACCGTACCGTGCCCGAGTGGCAGCACGAAGTGTTGCGGCTGACCGGTGGCGCGGGCGCCGACGTGGTGGTGGAGGTGGGTGGATACGACACGATGGCGCGCTCGATTGCGGCCACCCGGCTGGGCGGTGTCGTCTCCATCACGGGTTTGCTGAGCGGCTTTGCGGGCGTGGATTTCGGCCTGCGCAGTCTGTTCGACGTTGCCAAGCACCTGCACGGTGTGATCGTCGGCAGCCGCACGGTGCTCGACGAGGTGGTTCGGCTGGTCGACGTGCAGCAGATCCGCCCGGTGGTCGATCGTGTCTTCGGTTTTGATGAGGTGCCGGCCGCGTATGACTACCTGCAGTCGGGGCGGCACTTCGGCAAGGTGGTGGTTCGGGTCGGGGGGTGA
- a CDS encoding EthD family reductase, whose amino-acid sequence MIKVSVMYPYAAGARFDHAYYRERHMPMMKQLLGAACLYYTIDKGIAGGAPGADPVYVAKCDFVCTSVEAFLAARAPHAQEIRADIANYTDIQPVLQISEVVVERSEA is encoded by the coding sequence ATGATCAAAGTCAGTGTCATGTACCCGTACGCCGCAGGCGCCCGATTCGATCATGCGTACTACCGCGAGCGGCATATGCCCATGATGAAACAGCTGCTCGGCGCTGCGTGTCTGTACTACACGATCGACAAGGGCATCGCAGGGGGTGCGCCGGGCGCTGACCCTGTTTACGTGGCCAAGTGCGACTTCGTCTGTACTTCTGTCGAAGCATTCCTGGCAGCCCGCGCCCCGCACGCGCAGGAGATTCGGGCCGACATCGCCAATTACACGGATATCCAACCCGTGCTGCAAATCAGTGAGGTGGTCGTGGAGCGTTCGGAGGCCTGA
- the mnmE gene encoding tRNA uridine-5-carboxymethylaminomethyl(34) synthesis GTPase MnmE: MTAADHPTTLPSASDAPRAPILTIPIAAIATAPGRGGIGVVRVSGPDVRAVMQAVCGRLLTPRQATYLPFLDADGGAIDRGIALWFPAPHSYTGEDVLELQGHGGPVVMQLLLQRCLAAGREIGLRVAEPGEFTRRAFLNDKMDLAQAEAVADLIEASTEAAARSAARSLDGAFSQAVHALVERVIHLRMLVEATLDFPEEEIDFLEASDARGQLAGIRTAVDGVLAQARQGALLREGLHVVLAGQPNVGKSSLLNALAGAELAIVTPIAGTTRDKVQQTIQIEGIPLNIVDTAGLRDTEDEVERIGIERTWAAIARADVVLHLLDAADYRSTGLSAEDTAIDARIAEHVPTGVPTLRVINKIDLTGVAVAGRVDAVPPEVWLSARDGVGVELLRAALLEIAGWQGGGEGLYLARERHLAALRSAKEHLAFAAEHADQQAQSLDLFAEELRLAQEALNSITGAFSSDDLLGVIFSRFCIGK; the protein is encoded by the coding sequence ATGACTGCTGCTGACCACCCCACGACCTTGCCAAGCGCCTCCGACGCCCCGCGCGCACCCATCCTCACCATTCCCATCGCAGCGATTGCCACTGCGCCTGGGCGCGGCGGCATTGGGGTCGTGCGCGTGTCGGGGCCTGACGTGCGCGCCGTCATGCAGGCCGTGTGCGGACGGCTGCTGACGCCACGCCAGGCAACCTACCTGCCCTTCCTTGACGCCGACGGCGGCGCCATCGACCGCGGCATCGCGCTGTGGTTTCCGGCACCGCATTCGTACACCGGCGAAGACGTGCTCGAACTGCAGGGCCACGGCGGCCCGGTGGTGATGCAACTGCTGCTGCAGCGCTGTCTGGCTGCCGGCCGCGAGATCGGCCTGCGCGTGGCGGAACCCGGCGAGTTCACGCGCCGCGCCTTCCTCAACGACAAGATGGATCTGGCGCAGGCTGAAGCCGTTGCCGACCTGATCGAGGCGAGCACCGAAGCGGCGGCGCGCTCAGCCGCACGCTCGCTCGACGGTGCGTTCTCGCAGGCGGTGCATGCGCTGGTCGAACGCGTGATCCATCTGCGCATGCTGGTGGAAGCAACGCTGGATTTTCCGGAAGAGGAAATCGACTTTCTCGAGGCCTCCGATGCGCGCGGGCAGCTTGCCGGCATTCGCACGGCGGTTGATGGTGTGCTGGCGCAGGCGCGACAGGGTGCACTCCTGCGCGAAGGCCTGCACGTGGTGCTGGCCGGGCAACCGAACGTGGGCAAATCGTCGTTGCTCAATGCCCTGGCCGGCGCGGAGCTTGCCATCGTCACGCCCATCGCCGGTACCACGCGCGACAAGGTGCAGCAGACCATCCAGATTGAAGGCATCCCGCTGAACATTGTCGACACGGCCGGCCTGCGCGATACGGAAGACGAGGTGGAGCGCATCGGCATCGAACGCACCTGGGCCGCCATCGCGCGTGCGGATGTGGTGCTGCACCTGCTGGATGCTGCGGACTATCGCAGCACCGGCCTGTCCGCCGAAGACACGGCCATCGACGCCCGCATCGCTGAACACGTACCGACTGGCGTGCCGACGCTGCGTGTCATCAACAAGATCGACCTGACGGGTGTGGCCGTGGCCGGCCGCGTGGATGCCGTGCCGCCAGAGGTCTGGCTCTCAGCGCGCGATGGTGTGGGCGTTGAACTTCTGCGCGCGGCATTGCTGGAGATTGCCGGCTGGCAGGGCGGCGGCGAGGGGTTGTACCTGGCGCGTGAACGCCATCTCGCGGCCTTGCGCTCGGCCAAGGAACACCTGGCCTTTGCGGCTGAGCATGCCGATCAGCAAGCGCAATCGCTCGATCTGTTTGCCGAGGAACTGCGGCTGGCGCAGGAGGCATTGAACAGCATCACGGGAGCGTTCTCCAGTGATGATCTGCTAGGTGTGATCTTTAGTCGGTTCTGTATCGGCAAGTAG
- the yidC gene encoding membrane protein insertase YidC, which produces MDIKRTILWVIFSLAVVLLFDNWQRANGHQSMFFPTPQTATTAAPGSTPAGDVPKSAAAAAAGTQAAPATGAVSQAPASEKIVITTDVVRATIDTAGAIVTKLELLDQKDHDGNPMVLFDRSVERTYLARSGIIGGDFPNHTTVFAASTGPRDLGTSNDVSITLTADKGGAKLVKTYVFKRGSYVIDTRFDVTNDGTAPINPTLYMELARDGGAIEQSRFYSTFTGPAVYTDGDKFHKITFSDIDKGKAHVPAPTDSGWVAMVQHYFASAWIPADNVKREYYVDRVDTNFYRIGIQEPLGTVAPGASVSATARLFAGPQQARMLEAITPGLDLVKDYGWLTIVAKPLFWLLEKIHGLLGNWGWSIVALTVLIKLVFFPLSATSYRSMAKMKDLQPRMTAIRERHKGDPQKMNQEMMTLYRTEKVNPLGGCLPIVIQIPVFMALYWALLSSVEMRGAPWLGWVHDLSAPDPFYILPVLMAVSMFVQTKLNPTPPDPVQAKVMMFMPIAFSVMFFFFPAGLVLYWVVNNCLSIAQQWSINRMLGTNKKAAPAK; this is translated from the coding sequence ATGGATATCAAACGCACCATTCTCTGGGTGATCTTCTCGCTGGCGGTTGTCCTGCTGTTCGACAACTGGCAACGCGCGAATGGCCACCAGTCGATGTTCTTCCCGACGCCGCAGACGGCCACGACTGCCGCACCGGGCAGCACGCCCGCAGGCGACGTGCCGAAGAGCGCCGCAGCGGCAGCCGCAGGCACCCAGGCCGCTCCGGCCACGGGCGCAGTCTCGCAGGCACCGGCTTCGGAAAAGATCGTCATCACGACCGACGTGGTGCGCGCCACCATCGACACGGCCGGCGCGATCGTCACCAAGCTGGAGCTGTTGGACCAGAAGGACCACGATGGCAACCCGATGGTGCTCTTCGACCGCAGCGTCGAGCGCACCTATCTGGCGCGCTCGGGCATCATCGGCGGCGATTTCCCGAACCACACGACGGTGTTTGCGGCCTCGACCGGCCCGCGTGATCTGGGCACCAGCAACGATGTCTCCATCACGCTGACCGCCGACAAGGGCGGCGCCAAGCTGGTCAAGACGTACGTCTTCAAGCGCGGCAGCTACGTGATCGACACGCGCTTTGACGTGACCAACGACGGCACCGCACCGATCAACCCGACGCTGTACATGGAACTGGCCCGCGACGGCGGCGCGATTGAGCAATCGCGCTTCTACAGCACGTTCACCGGCCCGGCCGTGTACACCGACGGCGACAAGTTCCACAAGATCACCTTCTCCGACATCGACAAGGGCAAGGCACACGTGCCGGCCCCGACCGACAGCGGCTGGGTGGCGATGGTGCAGCACTACTTTGCCTCGGCCTGGATTCCGGCTGACAACGTCAAGCGTGAGTACTACGTCGACCGCGTCGACACCAACTTCTACCGCATCGGCATTCAGGAGCCGCTGGGCACGGTGGCGCCGGGCGCCAGCGTGTCGGCCACGGCACGCCTGTTCGCCGGCCCGCAGCAAGCGCGCATGCTTGAGGCCATCACCCCGGGCCTGGATCTGGTGAAGGACTATGGCTGGCTGACCATCGTCGCCAAGCCGCTGTTCTGGCTGCTGGAGAAGATTCACGGGCTGCTGGGCAACTGGGGCTGGTCGATCGTGGCACTGACGGTGCTGATCAAACTGGTGTTCTTCCCGCTGTCGGCCACGAGCTACCGTTCGATGGCCAAGATGAAGGACCTGCAGCCGCGCATGACGGCCATCCGCGAGCGCCACAAGGGCGATCCGCAGAAGATGAACCAGGAGATGATGACGCTGTACCGCACCGAGAAGGTCAATCCGCTCGGCGGCTGCCTGCCGATCGTGATCCAGATTCCGGTGTTCATGGCGCTGTACTGGGCACTGCTGTCGTCGGTGGAAATGCGCGGTGCGCCGTGGCTGGGCTGGGTGCACGATCTGTCGGCACCGGACCCGTTCTACATCCTGCCGGTGCTGATGGCCGTGTCGATGTTCGTGCAGACCAAGCTGAACCCGACCCCGCCGGACCCGGTGCAGGCCAAGGTGATGATGTTCATGCCGATCGCGTTCTCGGTGATGTTCTTCTTCTTCCCGGCTGGCCTGGTGCTGTACTGGGTGGTGAACAACTGCTTGTCGATCGCGCAGCAATGGTCGATCAACCGCATGCTGGGCACCAACAAGAAGGCCGCGCCTGCCAAGTAA
- the yidD gene encoding membrane protein insertion efficiency factor YidD, whose protein sequence is MTRVLLFLLRIYKVAFSPFVGAQCRFLPTCSDYARDAVITHGPGYGSYLAAKRLCRCHPFAQGGYDPVPPAAGDAVPRSTDSASTDATAADTQAVRPSIHLPRP, encoded by the coding sequence ATGACGCGCGTGCTGTTGTTTCTGCTGCGCATCTATAAAGTGGCGTTCAGCCCCTTCGTGGGCGCGCAATGCCGCTTCCTGCCGACCTGCTCCGACTACGCGCGCGACGCCGTCATCACGCACGGGCCAGGCTATGGCAGTTATCTTGCGGCAAAACGTCTATGCCGCTGCCATCCATTCGCACAAGGCGGGTATGATCCTGTGCCGCCCGCCGCTGGCGACGCTGTGCCCCGCTCCACCGATTCCGCATCGACCGACGCGACCGCAGCCGACACGCAGGCTGTGCGGCCGTCGATTCACCTTCCCAGACCGTAA
- the rnpA gene encoding ribonuclease P protein component gives MGLHAYPKAARLTKTDEFSSVFALRPVRRSRHFVLYVRANGHPQARLGVVIGKKFAKRAVERNLIKRQCRELFRLRQPSLGGRDVLIRLHAKFPRQDVPTVAAFKRICHEELSHLFEIAARPLPAPPAPPAASQPAAGSTS, from the coding sequence ATGGGCTTGCACGCCTACCCCAAAGCCGCAAGGCTGACGAAAACGGATGAGTTCTCATCCGTTTTTGCTTTGCGGCCCGTCCGGCGCAGTCGTCACTTTGTGCTGTATGTGCGCGCCAATGGGCATCCCCAGGCGCGCCTGGGTGTGGTGATTGGCAAGAAATTTGCCAAGCGCGCCGTCGAGCGCAATCTCATCAAGCGCCAGTGCCGCGAGCTGTTTCGCCTGCGGCAGCCGTCTCTGGGCGGCCGCGACGTGCTGATCCGCCTGCACGCCAAGTTTCCACGCCAGGATGTGCCCACCGTGGCCGCGTTCAAGCGCATCTGCCACGAAGAGCTGTCGCACCTCTTTGAGATTGCGGCACGGCCGTTGCCGGCTCCGCCTGCCCCACCCGCTGCTTCCCAGCCTGCCGCCGGGAGCACGTCATGA
- the rpmH gene encoding 50S ribosomal protein L34 has translation MKRTYQPSVTRRKRTHGFRVRMKTRGGRAVLNARRAKGRKRLAI, from the coding sequence TGAAGCGTACCTACCAACCTTCCGTTACCCGTCGCAAGCGCACCCACGGTTTCCGTGTCCGCATGAAGACCCGTGGTGGCCGTGCCGTGCTGAACGCACGCCGCGCCAAGGGCCGTAAGCGCCTGGCCATCTAA